Proteins found in one Polyodon spathula isolate WHYD16114869_AA chromosome 42, ASM1765450v1, whole genome shotgun sequence genomic segment:
- the LOC121305174 gene encoding scavenger receptor cysteine-rich type 1 protein M130-like, whose protein sequence is MAVFRAGRLGDPQSEMSSRRSAAEGRYPAPSGSTWKTAKIIGGLCHGRLEVNRGGVYGTVCSKSFDSRDADVVCRELDCGISKAVLSGAHPGDSKTPIWANEILCQGNEENLAYCQTAETEQQNCTHAHDVSVICTGYTEARLVNGRDRCSGRVELKYDSKWSTVCDQSWDLQDATVLCQQLNCGYAVTVPGQAQFGEGSGPVLSDIFDCEGTETELQKCPISTQGHSKCSHRNDAGVICAAQAGPVRLLGGQGLCEGRVEVYYNRMWGRVLPDSWSSTEASVVCRELGCGSVIPASNSSRYGAGHSGVCLTGIHCSGDETHLRNCSLPQQVPCNSSNSAAVLCTDHMALRLVGGGGDCAGRVEVYHNGSWGTVCDDSWDLADAEVVCKQLQCGAALRATASFGQGTGPIWLDELRCQGNESALWECASEGWGQHDCQHKEDAGVMCSEFKQLRLVSAEFDCAGRPEVFYNGTWGAVCSNGMGGIAATFICRHLNCGETGSIKPQSETSSALKWLDNIKCKKHDSSLWQCPSSPWGQNSCEDRDVEDIVCSGNVLLLSRMIDAAPNKEHSEISILAACPS, encoded by the exons ATGGCAGTATTCCGCGCAGGGAGGCTGGGAGACCCGCAGTCCGAGATGAGTTCTAGGAGATCGGCTGCAGAGGGCAGATATCCCGCACCGAGCGGCAGCACCT GGAAAACAGCTAAGATAATTGGTGGACTGTGCCATGGTCGTTTAGAAGTGAACCGGGGTGGAGTCTATGGCACAGTGTGTTCCAAGTCTTTTGACTCCAGAGATGCAGATGTTGTCTGTAGGGAACTAGACTGTGGCATTTCCAAAGCTGTGTTGTCTGGAGCCCACCCTGGAGACAGTAAAACCCCAATATGGGCAAACGAGATCCTGTGCCAGGGCAATGAAGAAAACCTAGCCTACTGCCAAACCGCAGAGACTGAGCAGCAAaactgcacacacgcacacgacGTCAGCGTCATCTGTACTG GGTACACTGAGGCCAGGCTGGTCAATGGCCGTGACCGGTGTTCTGGTCGAGTGGAGCTCAAGTACGACAGCAAGTGGAGCACAGTGTGTGATCAGAGCTGGGACCTGCAGGACGCCACAGTTCTGTGCCAGCAGCTGAACTGTGGGTACGCTGTGACTGTCCCAGGACAGGCCCAGTTTGGGGAAGGCAGTGGCCCTGTACTGTCCGATATATTCGACTGTGAAGGCACCGAGACTGAGTTACAGAAGTGTCCCATCTCTACGCAAGGACATAGTAAATGCAGTCATCGTAATGATGCAGGAGTTATCTGTGCAG CTCAGGCAGGTCCAGTCAGGCTGCTTGGTGGACAAGGGCTCTGTGAAGGCCGGGTGGAAGTTTACTACAACAGGATGTGGGGGAGAGTTCTCCCCGACTCCTGGAGCAGCACAGAGGCCTCGGTGGTGTGCAGAGAGCTGGGCTGCGGCTCTGTGATCCCAGCCTCTAACTCCTCTCGATACGGGGCGGGTCACAGTGGCGTGTGTCTGACAGGTATCCACTGCAGCGGGGACGAGACCCACCTGAGGAACTGCAGCCTTCCACAGCAAGTCCCCTGCAACAGCAGTAACAGCGCGGCCGTGCTCTGCACTG ATCACATGGCTCTCAGGCTGGTTGGGGGAGGAGGTGACTGCGCTGGGAGGGTGGAGGTTTATCACAATGGCTCCTGGGGGACGGTCTGCGATGACTCCTGGGACCTGGCAGACGCAGAGGTGGTGTGCAAGCAGCTCCAGTGCGGGGCAGCCCTCAGAGCCACAGCCTCCTTCGGACAGGGAACAGGACCCATCTGGCTGGACGAGCTGCGCTGTCAGGGGAACGAATCAGCTCTGTGGGAGTGTGCCTCGGAAGGGTGGGGGCAACACGACTGTCAACACAAGGAGGATGCAGGTGTCATGTGTTCAG agtTCAAGCAGCTTAGACTGGTTAGTGCTGAGTTTGACTGTGCGGGACGGCCAGAGGTCTTCTACAATGGCACCTGGGGTGCTGTCTGCAGCAATGGAATGGGAGGAATCGCGGCAACATTTATATGCCGTCATCTGAACTGCGGAGAGACCGGATCTATTAAACCTCAGTCTGAAACGAGCTCTGCTCTCAAATGGCTTGataatattaaatgcaaaaaGCACGACTCCTCACTGTGGCAGTGTCCGTCCTCGCCTTGGGGACAGAACAGCTGTGAGGACAGGGATGTGGAGGACATTGTCTGTTCAGGTAACGTCTTGCTTCTGTCCAGAATGATTGACGCTGCTCCAAACAAGGAACATTCAGAGATCAGTATACTGGCTGCATGCCCCAGTTAG
- the LOC121305175 gene encoding scavenger receptor cysteine-rich type 1 protein M130-like, translating into MAVFRAGRLGDPQSEMSSRRSAAEGRYPAPSGSTLKSAKIIGGLCHGRLEVNRGGVYGTVCSKSFDSRDADVVCRELDCGISKAVLSGAHPGDSKTPIWANEILCQGNEENLAYCQTAETEQQNCTHAHDVSVICTGYTEARLVNGSDWCSGRVELKYDSKWSTVCDESWDLQDATVLCQQLNCGYAVTVPGQDQFGEGSGPVLSDIFDCEGTETELQKCPISTQGHSKCTHRNDAGVICAAPAQAGPVRLLGGQGLCEGRVEVYYNRTWGRVLPDSWSSTEASVVCRELGCGSVIPASNSSRYGAGHSGVCLTGIHCSGDETHLRNCSLPQQVPCNSSNSAAVLCTDHMALRLVGGGGDCAGRVEVYHNGSWGTVCDDSWDLADAEVVCKQLQCGAALRATASFGQGTGPIWLDELRCQGNESALWECASGTGLQ; encoded by the exons ATGGCAGTATTCCGCGCAGGGAGGCTGGGAGACCCGCAGTCCGAGATGAGTTCTAGGAGATCGGCTGCAGAGGGCAGATATCCCGCACCGAGCGGCAGCACCT TGAAATCAGCTAAGATAATTGGTGGACTGTGCCATGGTCGTTTAGAAGTGAACCGGGGTGGAGTCTATGGCACAGTGTGTTCCAAGTCTTTTGACTCCAGAGATGCAGATGTTGTCTGTAGGGAACTAGACTGTGGCATTTCCAAAGCTGTGTTGTCTGGAGCCCACCCTGGAGACAGTAAAACCCCAATATGGGCAAACGAGATCCTGTGCCAGGGCAATGAAGAAAACCTAGCCTACTGCCAAACCGCAGAGACTGAGCAGCAAaactgcacacacgcacacgacGTCAGCGTCATCTGTACTG GGTACACTGAGGCCAGGCTGGTCAATGGCAGTGACTGGTGTTCTGGTCGAGTGGAGCTCAAGTACGACAGCAAGTGGAGCACAGTGTGTGATGAGAGCTGGGACCTGCAGGACGCCACAGTTCTGTGCCAGCAGCTGAACTGTGGGTACGCTGTGACTGTCCCAGGACAGGACCAGTTTGGGGAAGGCAGTGGCCCTGTACTGTCCGATATATTCGACTGTGAAGGCACCGAGACTGAGTTACAGAAGTGTCCCATCTCTACGCAAGGACATAGTAAATGCACTCATCGTAATGATGCAGGAGTTATCTGTGCAG CTCCAGCTCAGGCAGGTCCAGTCAGGCTGCTTGGTGGACAAGGGCTCTGTGAAGGCCGGGTGGAAGTTTACTACAACAGGACGTGGGGGAGAGTTCTCCCCGACTCCTGGAGCAGCACAGAGGCCTCGGTGGTGTGCAGAGAGCTGGGCTGCGGCTCTGTGATCCCAGCCTCTAACTCCTCTCGATACGGGGCGGGTCACAGTGGCGTGTGTCTGACAGGTATCCACTGCAGCGGGGACGAGACCCACCTGAGGAACTGCAGCCTTCCACAGCAAGTCCCCTGCAACAGCAGTAACAGCGCGGCCGTGCTCTGCACTG ATCACATGGCTCTCAGGCTGGTTGGGGGAGGAGGTGACTGCGCTGGGAGGGTGGAGGTTTATCACAATGGCTCCTGGGGGACGGTCTGCGATGACTCCTGGGACCTGGCAGACGCAGAGGTGGTGTGCAAGCAGCTCCAGTGCGGGGCAGCCCTCAGAGCCACAGCCTCCTTCGGACAGGGAACAGGACCCATCTGGCTGGACGAGCTGCGCTGTCAGGGGAACGAATCAGCTCTGTGGGAGTGTGCCTCAGGTACAGGACtgcagtaa